In Corallococcus caeni, a single genomic region encodes these proteins:
- a CDS encoding DUF350 domain-containing protein, which produces MLLLGVVVTLQGVLASVIYSLIGLVVFVAGFYVIRLILPYDVHKEIEVDQNVSLGIVIGSFILGLAIIIAAAISG; this is translated from the coding sequence ATGCTGTTGCTCGGAGTGGTGGTCACCCTGCAGGGAGTGCTGGCGAGCGTCATCTATTCGCTCATCGGCCTGGTGGTGTTCGTGGCCGGCTTCTACGTCATCCGCCTCATCCTGCCGTACGACGTGCACAAGGAGATCGAGGTCGACCAGAACGTCTCGCTGGGCATCGTCATCGGCTCCTTCATCCTGGGCCTGGCCATCATCATCGCGGCGGCCATCAGCGGCTGA
- the speD gene encoding adenosylmethionine decarboxylase: protein MTTGQEWLVDASGCAPERLKDAAALAALFEELVVLMDLKVVGQPQWHVFPEPGGVTGLALLAESHLTLHTFPEHGFAALNVYCCRTRARPDFDALAAKHLGATSCRVRELSRGVEA from the coding sequence GTGACAACCGGACAGGAATGGCTGGTTGACGCGAGCGGCTGCGCGCCCGAGCGGCTCAAGGACGCGGCCGCGCTGGCGGCACTCTTCGAGGAGCTGGTGGTGCTGATGGACCTGAAGGTCGTGGGCCAGCCGCAGTGGCACGTCTTCCCGGAGCCCGGCGGCGTCACCGGCCTGGCGCTCCTGGCCGAAAGCCACCTGACCCTCCACACCTTCCCGGAGCACGGCTTCGCCGCGCTCAACGTCTATTGCTGCCGCACCCGCGCGCGTCCGGACTTCGACGCGCTGGCGGCGAAGCACCTGGGCGCCACGTCCTGCCGCGTGCGCGAGCTGTCGAGAGGGGTGGAGGCGTGA
- a CDS encoding peptidylprolyl isomerase: protein MRTRFLTAGLLCLTLTACSKDKEQPPAAKPSNSQAAPRTVSLQTDVASATGFQKKALEGQDLWATMETNQGTIVLKLFSKDAPKTVANFVGLASGEQPWINPRTGERVEGKPLYDGVIFHRVIPDFMIQGGDPTGTGRGDPGYRFGDEFKSNRDFDKKGLLAMANAGPGTNGSQFFITTSTPQFLKGRHTIFGEVVKGYDVVEKIANAPRNSQDKPDTDMVIQHVTISDAQP, encoded by the coding sequence ATGCGCACCCGATTCCTGACCGCTGGACTCCTCTGCCTCACCCTGACCGCGTGCTCCAAGGACAAGGAGCAGCCGCCGGCCGCGAAGCCCTCCAACTCCCAGGCGGCCCCCCGCACGGTGAGCCTGCAGACGGACGTGGCCTCCGCGACGGGCTTCCAGAAGAAGGCCCTGGAGGGCCAGGACCTCTGGGCCACGATGGAGACGAACCAGGGAACCATCGTGCTCAAGCTCTTCTCCAAGGACGCCCCCAAGACGGTGGCGAACTTCGTGGGCCTGGCGTCCGGCGAGCAGCCGTGGATCAACCCCCGGACCGGTGAGCGCGTGGAGGGCAAGCCGCTCTACGACGGCGTCATCTTCCACCGCGTCATCCCCGACTTCATGATTCAAGGCGGCGACCCCACGGGCACCGGCCGGGGCGACCCGGGCTACCGCTTCGGCGACGAGTTCAAGAGCAACCGGGACTTCGACAAGAAGGGCCTCCTGGCCATGGCCAACGCGGGCCCGGGCACCAACGGCAGCCAGTTCTTCATCACCACGTCCACGCCGCAGTTCCTCAAGGGGCGGCACACCATCTTCGGTGAGGTGGTGAAGGGCTACGACGTGGTGGAGAAGATCGCCAACGCGCCGCGCAACTCGCAGGACAAGCCGGACACGGACATGGTCATCCAGCACGTCACCATCAGCGACGCGCAGCCGTGA
- a CDS encoding sigma-54-dependent transcriptional regulator, whose amino-acid sequence MSSARILVVDDDPHARDLLQRLLGVLGPVTQAPDPKGAAERMGEQSFDLVLTDMAMPDPGDGLKVLQLVKSNLPDTPVIVVTAFGNIEGALDSIQLGAFDYLSKPFDVDAIMRVAKRALEQKRLVEENRTLRKQVERTSLVGRSQALLEVYKQVARAATSNVPVLITGETGTGKEMVARALHRRSARSGGPFIPVDCGAITESLMESELFGHAKGSFTGASGARRGLFEEANGGTLFLDEIGDVGMKVQSQLLRVLQEGEIRRVGESVPVKVDVRVLAATNKDLKAKVAEGAFREDLLYRLDVVHLHLPPLRERREDIPALVEHFASLHARGGVRPVVTADAMARLTVYDWPGNVRQLENVMARALALNVTGVLGPPDFPEPIGDAPKRLTGLAGDLPSLAELSRRYAAHVLQHVGGNKSEAARLLGVDRKTLYKLLESPEAPEGIPPAEGRG is encoded by the coding sequence ATGAGCTCAGCCCGAATCCTCGTCGTCGATGATGATCCGCATGCGCGCGACCTGCTCCAGCGCCTCCTGGGCGTGCTGGGGCCGGTGACGCAGGCGCCGGACCCCAAGGGCGCGGCGGAGCGGATGGGCGAGCAGTCCTTCGACCTGGTCCTCACGGACATGGCCATGCCCGACCCGGGCGACGGCCTGAAGGTGCTCCAGCTGGTGAAGTCGAACCTGCCGGACACGCCGGTGATTGTCGTGACGGCGTTCGGCAACATCGAGGGCGCGCTGGACAGCATCCAGCTGGGCGCCTTCGACTACCTGTCCAAGCCGTTCGACGTGGACGCCATCATGCGGGTGGCGAAGCGGGCGCTGGAGCAGAAGCGGCTGGTGGAGGAGAACCGCACGCTGCGCAAGCAGGTGGAGCGCACGTCGCTGGTGGGCCGCAGCCAGGCGCTGCTGGAGGTCTACAAGCAGGTCGCCCGCGCGGCGACGAGCAACGTGCCGGTGTTGATTACGGGTGAGACGGGCACGGGCAAGGAGATGGTGGCGCGGGCGCTGCACAGGCGCTCGGCGCGTTCGGGGGGGCCGTTCATCCCGGTGGACTGCGGCGCCATCACCGAGTCGCTGATGGAGAGCGAGCTGTTCGGCCACGCGAAGGGCAGCTTCACGGGAGCGTCCGGAGCGCGGCGCGGCCTGTTCGAGGAGGCCAACGGCGGCACGCTGTTCCTGGACGAGATTGGCGACGTGGGGATGAAGGTCCAGTCGCAGCTCCTGCGCGTGCTCCAGGAGGGGGAGATCCGCCGCGTGGGCGAGAGCGTCCCGGTGAAGGTGGACGTGCGGGTGCTGGCGGCGACGAACAAGGACCTGAAGGCGAAGGTAGCGGAAGGGGCGTTCCGCGAGGACCTGCTGTACCGGCTGGACGTGGTGCACCTGCACCTGCCGCCACTGCGCGAGCGGCGCGAGGACATCCCGGCGCTGGTGGAGCACTTCGCGTCGCTGCACGCGCGGGGCGGGGTGCGGCCGGTGGTGACGGCGGACGCGATGGCGCGGCTCACGGTGTACGACTGGCCGGGCAACGTGCGGCAGCTGGAGAACGTGATGGCGCGGGCGCTCGCGTTGAACGTCACGGGCGTGCTGGGGCCGCCGGACTTCCCGGAGCCCATCGGTGACGCGCCCAAGCGGCTGACGGGGCTCGCGGGAGACCTGCCCAGCCTCGCGGAGCTGTCGCGGCGGTACGCGGCGCACGTGCTCCAGCACGTGGGCGGCAACAAGAGCGAGGCGGCGCGCCTGCTGGGCGTGGACCGCAAGACGCTCTACAAGCTCCTGGAGTCGCCAGAGGCGCCCGAGGGGATTCCGCCTGCGGAGGGCAGGGGCTGA
- a CDS encoding FAD-dependent oxidoreductase — protein MELTRRELVAAFLGASVASACTRHQAPRAPVPGAIVDRAVDTGHKLRGGPLPRAQSFEPVDVLIVGAGAAGLSAAWRLCAAGVKDVRVVELEAEAGGTSRSGRNGVSAFPWGAHYLPSPLEDRGPVMRLLREMDAVTGVDAEGHPSFAEELLIQEPDERVFYKGHWYEGLYLRAGASAEDLAELERFDARMNAFAAARDAKGRKAFAVPGALSSDDAEWTALDALSMAQWMEAEGFRSPRLKWFVDYACRDDYGATSEHVSAWAGIWYFAARQNGKGERSDGFLSWPEGNGRLVKQLASSLGPRQLETQVLVHTVEPGEDGCRVHALDARTGAPRAFQARQVVLACPRFVAAHVVAPWREARPAWMDAFVYSPWVVANLTVSAPPASRGFPLAWDNVFYESRSLGYVVATHQSLRQDARGPTVLTWYLPMAGADVKAERNQALSATYADWEALVMADLLPAHPGVGALAQRLEVQRWGHAMVRPQPGFLWGDARRAAQQSLGRHLHFAHTDLGGMALFEEANWFGVQAAERALAGMGLTSASWL, from the coding sequence GTGGAACTGACGCGGCGCGAGCTGGTGGCCGCGTTCCTGGGCGCCTCCGTGGCGAGCGCCTGTACGCGGCACCAGGCTCCTCGCGCGCCGGTGCCCGGCGCCATCGTGGACCGGGCGGTGGACACCGGCCACAAGCTGCGCGGTGGACCGCTGCCGCGCGCGCAGTCCTTCGAGCCGGTGGACGTGCTGATTGTCGGCGCGGGCGCGGCCGGGCTGTCCGCCGCGTGGCGCCTCTGCGCCGCGGGCGTGAAGGACGTGCGCGTGGTGGAGCTGGAGGCGGAGGCCGGGGGCACGTCGCGCTCGGGCCGCAACGGCGTGTCCGCGTTCCCATGGGGCGCGCACTACCTGCCGTCGCCCCTGGAGGACCGCGGGCCGGTGATGCGCCTGCTGCGGGAGATGGACGCCGTCACCGGCGTGGACGCGGAAGGGCACCCGTCGTTCGCGGAGGAGCTGCTCATCCAGGAGCCCGACGAGCGCGTCTTCTACAAGGGCCACTGGTACGAGGGGCTGTACCTGCGCGCGGGCGCGAGCGCCGAGGACCTGGCGGAGCTGGAGCGCTTCGATGCGCGGATGAACGCCTTCGCCGCCGCGCGCGACGCGAAGGGGCGCAAGGCGTTCGCGGTGCCGGGGGCGCTCTCCAGCGACGACGCGGAGTGGACCGCGTTGGACGCGCTGAGCATGGCGCAATGGATGGAGGCGGAGGGCTTCCGCTCGCCCCGCCTCAAGTGGTTCGTGGACTACGCGTGCCGCGACGACTACGGCGCCACCTCCGAGCACGTCTCCGCCTGGGCGGGCATCTGGTACTTCGCCGCGCGGCAGAACGGGAAGGGCGAGCGCAGTGACGGCTTCCTGTCCTGGCCCGAGGGCAACGGCCGGCTGGTGAAGCAGCTGGCGTCGTCGCTGGGCCCTCGCCAGTTGGAGACGCAGGTGCTGGTGCACACGGTGGAGCCGGGCGAGGACGGCTGCCGGGTGCACGCCCTGGACGCGCGCACCGGAGCGCCCCGGGCCTTCCAGGCCCGGCAGGTGGTGCTGGCGTGCCCGCGCTTCGTCGCCGCGCACGTGGTGGCCCCCTGGCGCGAGGCGCGGCCCGCGTGGATGGATGCCTTTGTCTACAGCCCGTGGGTGGTGGCGAACCTGACGGTGTCCGCGCCGCCGGCGTCGCGGGGCTTCCCGCTGGCCTGGGACAACGTCTTCTACGAGAGCCGGAGCCTGGGCTACGTGGTGGCCACGCACCAGTCGCTGCGCCAGGACGCGCGCGGGCCCACGGTGCTCACCTGGTACCTGCCCATGGCCGGCGCGGACGTGAAGGCGGAGCGCAATCAGGCCCTCTCCGCGACGTATGCGGACTGGGAGGCGCTGGTGATGGCGGACCTGCTGCCGGCGCACCCCGGGGTGGGCGCGCTCGCGCAGCGGCTGGAGGTGCAGCGCTGGGGCCACGCCATGGTGCGGCCCCAGCCGGGCTTCCTCTGGGGAGACGCGCGCCGCGCCGCGCAACAGAGCCTGGGACGGCACCTGCACTTCGCGCACACGGACCTGGGCGGCATGGCCCTCTTCGAGGAGGCCAACTGGTTCGGCGTGCAGGCCGCGGAGCGGGCCCTGGCGGGAATGGGGCTCACGAGCGCCAGTTGGTTGTAG
- a CDS encoding L,D-transpeptidase family protein: MTAQATVPDAEAAPSPESAQALHSAWQATAPESFDDGGVTHATAPALLGAVENLEDAGSALSLSLEPSLSQSASVGADTEALPGEEEPQVITESEVPLLELGPDGEPLIDAEDSASDDAIAQATDGGSAVVAVGSDPNAPGSTVEPPVVGSDSQDPATAPITGTDGDEDVVAEAPLMDADAGMEPYAIPYAPDAGSLRVRRSIAVRSEPRQDSPSLGTVAQDMRVRWKGAMRGPDCETWVEIEPRGWVCERYLEQNFREPRVRPLPRLEEGALTPGIYARVVGRRVRAYPSLALARKRRQGVLLKGSVTVKLLGQVKVGRRTFWRTSDGQYFEARVLREHRPSDFSGLDAEALASLPMPFAWAQSRAAPRTDVVVRKAPDARAERETVLPPRTLVSVRELSPDGQWVRIAEDHWVARDDLHVAWSLASPSIVEPGARWLDVDLEAQTLIAYEGDRPVYATLISSGKPGTDTPEGLFRIWVKFAEADMTGTMGSASYRVATVPWTMFFEGDFALHTAYWHDRFGEPVSHGCINLAPKDARALYGWTTPEVPTGWSMAHATPEDPGTWVRIRGQAHEAPKKRRKSTAVVATVRDL; the protein is encoded by the coding sequence GTGACGGCACAAGCCACCGTGCCCGACGCGGAGGCTGCTCCGTCGCCGGAGTCCGCGCAGGCGCTCCATTCCGCATGGCAGGCCACCGCGCCCGAGTCCTTCGATGACGGCGGCGTCACGCATGCCACCGCGCCGGCCCTGCTGGGCGCGGTGGAGAACTTGGAGGATGCGGGCAGTGCGCTCTCGCTGTCGCTGGAGCCTTCGCTGTCGCAATCCGCCTCCGTCGGCGCGGACACCGAAGCCCTGCCCGGCGAAGAGGAGCCGCAGGTCATCACCGAGTCCGAGGTCCCCCTGCTGGAACTGGGACCGGACGGTGAGCCGTTGATCGACGCGGAGGACTCCGCATCGGATGACGCCATCGCGCAGGCGACGGACGGCGGGAGCGCTGTTGTCGCCGTGGGCTCCGACCCGAATGCGCCAGGCTCCACGGTGGAGCCCCCTGTCGTGGGATCCGACTCCCAAGACCCCGCGACAGCGCCCATCACGGGCACCGACGGTGACGAGGACGTCGTCGCCGAAGCACCGCTCATGGACGCCGACGCGGGCATGGAGCCCTACGCCATTCCCTACGCCCCGGACGCGGGCTCGCTGCGAGTACGCCGCTCCATCGCGGTGCGCTCGGAGCCCCGGCAGGACTCACCGTCCCTGGGCACCGTGGCCCAGGACATGCGCGTGCGGTGGAAGGGCGCGATGCGCGGCCCGGACTGCGAGACGTGGGTGGAGATCGAGCCCCGTGGCTGGGTCTGCGAGCGCTACCTGGAACAGAACTTCCGCGAGCCCCGCGTCCGTCCGCTGCCCCGCCTGGAGGAGGGCGCGCTCACGCCCGGCATCTACGCGCGCGTCGTCGGCCGCCGCGTGCGCGCCTACCCGAGCCTCGCGCTCGCCCGGAAGAGGCGGCAGGGCGTGCTGCTCAAGGGCTCCGTCACCGTGAAGCTCCTGGGCCAGGTGAAGGTCGGCCGGCGCACCTTCTGGCGCACCTCCGACGGCCAGTACTTCGAAGCGCGCGTGCTGCGCGAACACCGCCCCTCCGACTTCAGCGGCCTGGACGCGGAGGCGCTCGCGTCCCTGCCCATGCCCTTCGCCTGGGCCCAGTCCCGCGCCGCGCCCCGCACCGACGTGGTGGTGCGCAAGGCCCCCGACGCACGCGCCGAACGCGAGACCGTGCTCCCCCCGCGCACGCTCGTCTCCGTGCGCGAGCTGTCCCCCGACGGCCAGTGGGTCCGCATCGCGGAGGACCACTGGGTGGCGCGCGACGACCTGCACGTCGCGTGGTCGCTGGCGTCGCCGTCCATCGTGGAGCCTGGCGCGCGCTGGCTGGACGTGGACCTGGAGGCCCAGACGCTCATCGCCTACGAGGGCGACCGTCCCGTCTACGCCACGCTCATCTCCTCCGGCAAACCCGGCACCGACACGCCCGAAGGCCTCTTCCGCATCTGGGTGAAGTTCGCGGAGGCGGACATGACGGGCACCATGGGCAGCGCCAGCTACCGCGTGGCCACCGTGCCGTGGACCATGTTCTTCGAGGGCGACTTCGCCCTGCACACCGCCTACTGGCACGACCGCTTCGGCGAACCCGTGAGCCACGGCTGCATCAACCTGGCCCCGAAGGACGCGCGAGCCCTCTACGGCTGGACCACGCCGGAGGTGCCCACCGGCTGGTCCATGGCGCACGCGACGCCGGAGGATCCGGGCACCTGGGTGCGCATCCGAGGCCAGGCCCATGAGGCGCCGAAGAAGCGCCGCAAGAGCACGGCCGTCGTCGCCACCGTGCGCGACCTCTAG
- a CDS encoding polyamine aminopropyltransferase: protein MNKTLLFLTVLVIATCGLIYELIVGTLASYLLGDSITQFSTVIGGYLFAMGIGSYLSRFVERGVAQRFVEVELAVALVGGLCAPMLFLTFTLTSVFPVVLYGSVLAIGTLVGLEIPLLLRILQDQLKFKDLVSQVLTFDYLGALAASVAFPLLLVPKLGLVRTSLLFGLLNAGVGLWSTWLLAPVLANPVRLRVKAVVLCAGLLVCFALGDRLTTFYEDQLYADEVVHATSSPYQRIIVTRGKRGFSLFLNGNLQFASIDEYRYHESLVHPAMVRAQKVEHVLILGGGDGLAAREVLKYPEVKSITLVDLDPAITGLATGYKELAALNHHSLTHPKMRVINTDAMQFLAEGANTWDVVIVDFPDPNNFALGKLYTTGFYKILKKRLAPGGVAVIQSTSPLFARRSFWCVETTLKAAGFWTQPYHALVPSFGEWGYVLVAQEPAGRHRALPEGLAFLDEDTLEGLTHFSPDMAPLPAEVNRLNNQVLVHYYEEEWRRWN from the coding sequence TTGAACAAGACGCTGCTCTTCCTCACCGTCCTCGTCATCGCGACGTGCGGGCTCATCTACGAGCTCATCGTCGGGACGCTCGCCAGCTACCTGCTGGGGGACAGCATCACCCAGTTCTCCACCGTCATCGGCGGCTACCTCTTCGCCATGGGCATTGGCAGCTACCTGTCGCGCTTCGTGGAGCGCGGGGTGGCCCAGCGCTTCGTGGAGGTGGAGCTGGCCGTGGCGCTCGTCGGCGGGCTGTGCGCGCCGATGTTGTTCCTCACCTTCACGCTCACCAGTGTGTTCCCCGTCGTCCTGTACGGCAGCGTGCTGGCCATTGGCACGCTGGTGGGGCTGGAGATCCCCCTCCTGCTGCGCATCCTGCAGGACCAGCTCAAGTTCAAGGACCTGGTCAGCCAGGTGCTGACGTTCGACTACCTGGGCGCGCTCGCCGCCAGCGTGGCCTTCCCGCTCTTGCTGGTGCCGAAGCTGGGCCTGGTGCGCACGTCGCTCCTCTTCGGCCTGCTCAACGCGGGCGTGGGGCTGTGGAGCACGTGGCTGCTCGCGCCCGTGCTGGCCAACCCCGTGCGCCTGCGCGTCAAGGCGGTGGTGCTGTGCGCGGGGCTGCTGGTGTGCTTCGCGCTGGGGGACCGGCTCACCACGTTCTACGAGGACCAGCTCTACGCGGACGAGGTCGTCCACGCCACGAGCTCCCCCTACCAGCGCATCATCGTCACGCGCGGCAAGCGGGGCTTCTCGCTGTTCCTCAACGGCAACCTCCAGTTCGCCAGCATCGACGAGTACCGCTACCACGAGTCCCTGGTGCACCCGGCCATGGTGCGCGCGCAGAAGGTGGAGCACGTGCTGATTCTTGGCGGCGGGGACGGGCTCGCCGCGCGCGAGGTGCTGAAGTATCCGGAGGTGAAGTCCATCACGCTGGTGGACCTGGACCCCGCCATCACCGGGCTCGCCACGGGCTACAAGGAGCTGGCGGCGCTCAACCACCACTCCCTGACGCACCCGAAGATGCGCGTCATCAACACGGACGCCATGCAGTTCCTGGCGGAGGGCGCCAACACCTGGGACGTGGTGATTGTCGACTTCCCGGACCCCAACAACTTCGCGCTGGGGAAGCTGTACACGACGGGCTTCTACAAAATCCTGAAGAAGCGCCTGGCGCCGGGCGGGGTGGCGGTCATCCAGAGCACGAGCCCCCTGTTCGCGCGGCGCTCGTTCTGGTGCGTGGAGACCACGCTCAAGGCCGCGGGCTTCTGGACGCAGCCGTACCACGCGCTGGTGCCGTCCTTCGGAGAGTGGGGCTACGTGCTGGTGGCGCAGGAGCCCGCCGGCCGCCACCGCGCGCTGCCGGAGGGGCTGGCGTTCCTGGACGAGGACACGCTGGAGGGGCTCACGCACTTCTCGCCGGACATGGCGCCGCTGCCGGCGGAGGTGAACCGGCTGAACAACCAGGTGCTGGTGCACTACTACGAAGAGGAGTGGCGCCGGTGGAACTGA
- a CDS encoding DUF4178 domain-containing protein, translating to MTQGACPSCGASVEFSVGSAQVVVCGHCQTVVARVGAELEAHGRVARIVETDSPLRLGLEGRVNGTAYQIVGHLQKDHGAGPWDEWYVEMSDGRTGWLSESEGAFHLLSDAGVEEGLQLDGLHPGDRLRLRNRPLVVEERGHGRVVAAEGQLPSDVDPEADSYYVDATGPRGLFVTLDFGTRDRDPEVFLGQKLELTQLGIPAGELRPRVRKAQLQQARCTNCNGPLELRAPDQTLRVACPYCGALMSAAQGKLSFLKLLQKPELPAALALGQKGTLDGAEWICIGYQERSCVVEGTRYPWMEYLLYHPARGFTWLMESNGHWVFLKPMAAGDASVVPQVSAHYEGRRYKAFQSVTAVTDAVVGEFYWKVFQGEQARATEYVAPPYSVNEDATDNEVTYTHGEYLTPEQVRDAFKLKEPLPRPRGIAPSQPNTRRAAMMKTLLWSAVWLLGLFALSAVLHARALNARVLDMQVTLPRDAASGTPTAMHFSQPFELSRDGNVRAQVTMSQALDNAWVGVQGDLVNQDTQDVVSFYEEVSYYHGRDSDGSWSEGGQNGSVFLSSVPKGKYVLRTTTSFDPNLKLTGPQLGPVVSYQVVLTHDTPNESWFVIALVLLLVIPALSFFGANSFETERWKESNL from the coding sequence GTGACGCAGGGGGCGTGTCCGTCGTGTGGCGCGAGCGTGGAGTTCTCCGTCGGCTCCGCGCAGGTGGTGGTCTGCGGTCACTGCCAGACGGTGGTGGCGCGCGTGGGCGCGGAGCTGGAGGCCCACGGCCGCGTGGCCCGCATCGTGGAGACCGACTCGCCGCTGCGCCTGGGCCTGGAGGGCCGCGTCAACGGCACCGCGTATCAGATTGTCGGACACCTCCAGAAGGACCATGGCGCCGGCCCCTGGGACGAGTGGTACGTGGAGATGTCCGACGGCCGCACCGGCTGGCTCAGCGAGTCCGAGGGCGCCTTCCACCTGCTCTCCGACGCGGGCGTGGAGGAGGGCCTCCAACTGGACGGCCTCCATCCTGGTGACCGCCTGCGCCTGCGCAACCGGCCGCTGGTGGTGGAGGAGCGCGGCCACGGGCGCGTCGTCGCCGCGGAAGGGCAGCTCCCCAGCGACGTGGATCCGGAGGCGGACAGCTACTACGTGGACGCCACCGGCCCGCGCGGCCTGTTCGTCACGCTGGACTTCGGCACGCGCGACCGCGACCCGGAAGTGTTCCTGGGGCAGAAGCTGGAGCTCACGCAGCTGGGCATCCCCGCGGGGGAGCTGCGCCCGCGCGTGCGCAAGGCGCAGCTGCAGCAGGCGCGCTGCACGAACTGCAACGGCCCGCTGGAGCTGCGCGCGCCGGACCAGACGCTGCGCGTGGCGTGCCCCTACTGCGGCGCGCTGATGAGCGCGGCGCAAGGCAAGCTGTCCTTCCTCAAGCTGCTCCAGAAGCCGGAGCTGCCGGCGGCCCTCGCGCTGGGGCAGAAGGGCACGCTCGACGGCGCGGAGTGGATCTGCATCGGCTACCAGGAGCGCTCGTGCGTGGTGGAGGGCACGCGCTATCCGTGGATGGAGTACCTGCTCTACCACCCGGCGCGCGGCTTCACCTGGCTGATGGAGTCCAACGGCCACTGGGTGTTCTTGAAGCCCATGGCGGCCGGTGACGCGAGCGTCGTGCCGCAGGTGTCCGCGCACTACGAGGGCCGCCGCTACAAGGCCTTCCAGTCCGTCACCGCCGTCACCGACGCGGTGGTGGGCGAGTTCTACTGGAAGGTCTTCCAGGGTGAGCAGGCACGCGCCACGGAGTACGTCGCGCCGCCGTACTCCGTGAACGAGGACGCCACCGACAACGAGGTCACGTACACGCATGGCGAGTACCTCACGCCAGAGCAGGTGCGTGACGCGTTCAAGCTGAAGGAGCCGCTGCCCAGGCCCCGAGGCATCGCGCCCAGCCAGCCCAACACGCGCCGCGCGGCGATGATGAAGACGCTGCTCTGGTCAGCGGTGTGGCTCCTGGGGCTGTTCGCGCTGTCGGCCGTGCTCCACGCGCGCGCGCTCAACGCGCGGGTGCTGGACATGCAGGTGACGCTGCCCCGGGACGCGGCGTCCGGGACGCCCACCGCCATGCACTTCAGCCAGCCCTTCGAGCTTTCGCGGGACGGCAACGTGCGGGCGCAGGTCACCATGTCGCAGGCGCTCGACAACGCGTGGGTGGGCGTGCAGGGCGACCTGGTGAACCAGGACACGCAGGACGTGGTGAGCTTCTACGAAGAGGTCAGCTACTACCACGGGCGCGACAGCGACGGCTCCTGGAGCGAGGGCGGCCAGAACGGCAGCGTGTTCCTGTCGTCGGTGCCCAAGGGCAAGTACGTGCTGCGGACGACCACGTCGTTCGACCCGAACCTGAAGCTCACGGGCCCGCAGCTGGGGCCCGTCGTCAGCTACCAGGTCGTGCTCACGCACGACACGCCCAACGAGAGCTGGTTCGTCATCGCGCTGGTGCTGCTGCTGGTGATTCCGGCGCTGTCGTTCTTCGGCGCCAACAGCTTCGAGACCGAGCGCTGGAAGGAAAGCAACCTGTAG
- a CDS encoding secondary thiamine-phosphate synthase enzyme YjbQ has product MYQAKELTVSTRGRGLVDITGEVQKAVKGTGIREGLCTLFLHHTSASLIISENADPVVQRDLEAFFSRLVKDGDPLFQHDAEGPDDMPAHVRTVLTQVSLSVPVKDGAADLGTWQGVYVWEHRTSPHRRRVTVSVLGG; this is encoded by the coding sequence GTGTATCAGGCGAAGGAGCTGACGGTGTCCACGCGGGGCCGGGGCCTGGTGGACATCACCGGTGAGGTGCAGAAGGCGGTGAAGGGCACGGGCATCCGTGAAGGCCTGTGCACGCTGTTCCTGCACCACACCAGCGCGTCGCTGATCATCAGCGAGAACGCGGACCCCGTCGTCCAGCGCGACCTGGAGGCGTTCTTCTCCCGGCTGGTGAAGGACGGCGACCCGCTGTTCCAGCACGACGCGGAGGGACCGGACGACATGCCCGCGCACGTGCGCACGGTGCTGACGCAGGTGTCCCTGAGCGTGCCCGTGAAGGACGGAGCGGCGGACCTGGGCACGTGGCAGGGCGTCTACGTCTGGGAGCACCGCACGTCACCGCACCGCCGCCGCGTCACGGTGTCCGTGCTGGGCGGCTAG
- a CDS encoding alpha/beta hydrolase yields the protein MSLRPRHVRTKLGELSCHVVDALPEGATPELVVVLSHGLGAPGTDLVALAPELMTAAPRLAHAARFVFPEGLLSMEHLGMGGGRMWFEIPMAILMGQGRDWAQYSQAVPPGMPAARRALMSVVAALQVPLNRVVLGGFSQGAMMSTDVALRLEECPAGLCLLSGAMVAGKEWEPKAQARSSLPVFQGHGRQDPVLPFQEGERLRDMLKGAGMPVEFLPFDGGHTLTTEELEQLAAFLVKRLDGR from the coding sequence GTGAGCCTCCGCCCGCGCCACGTGCGCACGAAGCTGGGAGAGCTGAGCTGCCACGTGGTGGACGCGCTCCCCGAGGGCGCGACGCCGGAGCTGGTGGTGGTGTTGAGCCACGGCCTGGGAGCGCCGGGCACGGACCTGGTGGCGCTGGCGCCGGAGCTGATGACAGCCGCGCCAAGGCTGGCCCACGCCGCGCGCTTCGTGTTCCCGGAGGGCCTGCTGTCCATGGAGCACCTGGGCATGGGTGGCGGGCGCATGTGGTTCGAGATCCCCATGGCCATCCTGATGGGCCAGGGGCGCGACTGGGCGCAGTACTCCCAGGCCGTGCCGCCGGGGATGCCCGCCGCGCGCCGGGCGCTGATGAGCGTGGTGGCGGCGCTCCAGGTGCCCCTGAATCGCGTCGTGCTGGGAGGCTTCAGCCAGGGCGCGATGATGTCCACGGACGTGGCGCTGCGGCTGGAGGAGTGTCCGGCCGGGCTGTGCCTGTTGTCCGGGGCCATGGTGGCCGGCAAGGAGTGGGAGCCCAAAGCCCAGGCCCGTTCGTCCCTGCCGGTGTTCCAGGGCCATGGCCGGCAGGATCCGGTGTTGCCCTTCCAGGAAGGCGAGCGCCTGCGCGACATGTTGAAGGGCGCGGGGATGCCGGTGGAGTTCCTACCTTTCGACGGTGGGCACACCCTCACCACCGAGGAGTTGGAGCAGCTGGCGGCGTTCCTCGTGAAGCGGCTGGACGGGCGCTGA